A genomic stretch from Caldicellulosiruptoraceae bacterium PP1 includes:
- a CDS encoding nucleotide sugar dehydrogenase: MNKVCVIGLGYVGLPLALSFSMKGFKVYGVDINSDLINELKNGITHHLESYNGKTIQDILLEELKSERFIPTDNIKQALEECDNIIVTVPIPVYGGKPYFEYLTSCANSLKENLRKDQFILLRSTVVPGTTRNIFMPILEQSGLKCGVDFYLAYASERIAEGKAFDEFENMPTAVAANDQMSLERAINLIRAISKEEVVVGSSFEVVETSKVIENLQRDINIAMVNEFERFTKELGIDIFEVIKVANSHKRVNLLYPGPGVGGFCIPNAFYYLNAKAEEIGVDLKIAKTARIFNEGIPSYISDLAMKMIKQYNVDKKVAVLGIAMKDYSSDDRLSPAHEIVDILISRGVEVKVFDPAVKSQFSGKVNTIEEALKDCHVVLVLAKQEGIPFESIKNYTNVNPLIIIDTRNVYTMDFAKENNIILEKI, translated from the coding sequence ATGAATAAAGTATGTGTTATAGGACTTGGTTATGTTGGACTACCTCTTGCACTAAGCTTTTCTATGAAAGGGTTTAAGGTTTATGGAGTTGATATAAACTCTGACCTTATAAATGAGTTAAAAAATGGTATTACTCATCATTTAGAATCGTATAATGGTAAAACAATACAAGATATATTGTTAGAGGAGCTAAAAAGTGAAAGATTTATTCCTACCGACAATATAAAACAAGCTTTAGAAGAGTGTGATAACATTATCGTAACAGTACCAATACCTGTTTATGGTGGTAAACCATACTTTGAATATCTTACAAGTTGTGCTAATTCATTAAAAGAAAATTTAAGAAAAGACCAATTTATATTACTTAGAAGTACTGTTGTTCCTGGTACTACAAGAAATATATTTATGCCTATATTAGAACAAAGCGGATTAAAATGTGGTGTAGATTTTTATTTGGCTTATGCATCTGAGAGAATAGCAGAAGGAAAGGCTTTTGATGAATTTGAAAATATGCCAACAGCTGTTGCTGCAAATGACCAAATGAGTTTAGAAAGAGCAATTAATCTTATAAGGGCTATTTCAAAGGAAGAAGTTGTAGTAGGCTCTTCTTTTGAGGTTGTTGAAACATCAAAAGTAATTGAAAACCTTCAAAGAGATATCAATATAGCTATGGTTAATGAATTTGAAAGATTTACAAAGGAACTGGGAATTGATATTTTTGAGGTTATAAAGGTAGCTAATTCACATAAAAGAGTAAATCTCTTATATCCTGGACCTGGTGTTGGTGGATTTTGCATTCCTAATGCATTTTATTATCTTAATGCAAAAGCAGAAGAGATTGGTGTTGACTTAAAAATTGCAAAAACTGCTAGAATATTTAATGAAGGTATACCAAGTTACATTAGTGATTTAGCAATGAAAATGATTAAACAATATAATGTTGATAAAAAGGTTGCTGTATTAGGGATAGCAATGAAAGATTATTCTTCAGATGATAGATTAAGCCCTGCACATGAGATTGTTGATATATTAATTTCAAGGGGTGTTGAGGTAAAGGTTTTTGATCCAGCTGTAAAAAGTCAGTTTAGTGGGAAGGTCAACACAATTGAAGAAGCATTAAAGGATTGCCATGTTGTTTTAGTTTTGGCAAAACAAGAAGGAATTCCTTTTGAGAGTATTAAAAACTATACAAATGTTAATCCATTAATAATAATTGATACAAGAAATGTTTACACAATGGATTTTGCAAAAGAAAATAATATTATTCTCGAAAAGATATAA
- a CDS encoding glycosyltransferase, with product MNDIICFSTTAWEPIPTRKQQVMKRMPDNFRIFYIEPPITLIGPLKDPLLKPYYKKYKSNPFKVKDNLYVFSLPPIIPFFNKYRLINKINQFNIARYIKKEVFDRFVVKNPIIWTYMPNTVDILRYLPHKALVYDCIDKHSEFQGFINKQLVDNMEAKLAAKSNVVFTTAKGLYDEMKNFNKKVHLIPNGVDFEHFNKASTKLELPKVLKDVKKPILGFVGVIQNWIDIELIEYIAKLKPEWSIVLLGPVGAGINVDNLKKYPNIYMIGRVDYKELPKYISHFDVCLNIFKTNKLSQNVSPLKFYEYLATTKPIVSTSMQQVNQFSDCVYIAQGYDDFVNKCEQALNESDINLINRRLELSKDASWQNKVSQMLEILKEEGLINE from the coding sequence ATGAATGATATAATTTGTTTTTCAACTACAGCATGGGAACCAATACCTACTAGAAAACAACAAGTTATGAAACGAATGCCAGATAATTTTAGAATATTCTATATTGAGCCACCTATAACTTTAATTGGGCCTTTAAAAGATCCATTACTTAAGCCTTATTATAAGAAATATAAAAGCAATCCATTTAAAGTAAAGGATAATCTTTATGTATTTTCACTTCCACCAATTATTCCATTTTTTAATAAGTATAGATTGATAAATAAAATTAATCAATTTAATATCGCAAGATATATAAAGAAAGAAGTTTTTGATAGATTTGTGGTTAAAAATCCAATAATTTGGACATATATGCCAAATACTGTTGATATTCTAAGATATTTACCTCATAAAGCTTTGGTATATGATTGTATTGATAAACATTCAGAATTTCAAGGATTTATTAACAAACAGCTTGTTGATAATATGGAAGCAAAACTTGCAGCAAAAAGTAATGTGGTATTTACAACTGCTAAAGGTTTATATGATGAAATGAAAAATTTTAATAAAAAGGTCCATCTAATACCAAATGGTGTTGATTTCGAACACTTTAATAAAGCATCTACCAAATTAGAATTACCAAAGGTATTAAAAGATGTAAAAAAACCAATTCTAGGCTTTGTAGGTGTTATTCAAAACTGGATAGACATAGAATTGATTGAATATATAGCAAAGTTAAAACCCGAATGGTCAATTGTTTTACTTGGACCAGTTGGTGCAGGAATAAACGTTGATAATCTAAAAAAATATCCAAATATATATATGATTGGTAGAGTGGACTATAAAGAACTACCAAAATATATAAGTCATTTTGATGTTTGCTTAAATATTTTTAAAACAAATAAATTATCACAGAATGTAAGCCCACTAAAGTTTTATGAATACCTTGCAACAACAAAACCTATTGTTTCAACATCTATGCAACAAGTAAATCAGTTTTCAGATTGTGTTTATATAGCCCAAGGCTATGATGATTTTGTTAATAAATGTGAACAGGCATTGAATGAAAGTGATATTAATTTAATTAATAGAAGATTAGAACTTTCAAAAGATGCCTCATGGCAAAACAAAGTTAGTCAAATGCTTGAAATACTTAAGGAAGAAGGGTTAATAAATGAATAA